The following proteins are co-located in the Dromiciops gliroides isolate mDroGli1 chromosome 2, mDroGli1.pri, whole genome shotgun sequence genome:
- the LOC122739669 gene encoding LOW QUALITY PROTEIN: transmembrane protein 126A-like (The sequence of the model RefSeq protein was modified relative to this genomic sequence to represent the inferred CDS: deleted 1 base in 1 codon) yields the protein MEHNQENTNRRLTINEIIARKVKQLPELDQNLLITGSAYVGVNAGFCGLIANSFFRGILNVTHPCIASALPMAVLPFLSTHIIYKSVVSLPLSTGDLTCEVCTIIRGGMVGLIIGGLSPIVLAMLINGALAARYNLAPLPEKGNIWTYWTRVSRCVFRKMVFPIMLQIMFAAYLGSKQYEVLIKALELPESGFQFQDIQNKSSAQLKE from the exons ATGGAACATAATCAAGAAAATACAAACAGAAGATTAacaatcaatgaaatcatagccaGAAAAGTTAAACAACTTCCAGAACTGGATCAGAATTTGCTTATAACTGGATCAGCATATGTTGGAGTAAATGCAGGTTTTTGTGGCCTAATAGCAAACAGTTTTTTCCGAGGCATCTTAAATGTGACACATCCTTGCATAGCATCAGCTTTACCAATGGCTGTTCTCCCATTTTTGTCAACCCACATAATTTACAAAAGTGTTGTAAGTTTACCTTTGAGTACAGGTGATCTAACCTGTGAAGTCTGTACCATTATAAGAGGTGGAATGGTTGGTCTGATAATTGGGGGTCTCTCCCCTATTGTTTTGGCCATGCTAATAAATGGTGCTCTGGCAGCCAGGTATAACTTGGCTCCACtaccagagaaaggaaatatttggACC TACTGGACCAGAGTCTCTCGATGTGTCTTTAGAAAGATGGTCTTTCCCATAATGCTGCAGATTATGTTTGCAGCATACCTTGGTTCTAAGCAGTATGAAGTGCTCATAAAAGCACTTGAATTACCTGAATCTGGCTTTCAATTCCAAGACATTCAAAATAAATCAAGTGCACaactaaaagaataa